In Streptomyces puniciscabiei, a single genomic region encodes these proteins:
- a CDS encoding serine/threonine-protein kinase, whose translation MSTAGSPGRVQPAHPGDPSRIGPYRIIGRLGVGGMGTVHAGLTADGLRVAVKVIHPAQAEDPEFRARFRREVQLSTRVQGPCLVPLLAADPEATAPWLATAYAPGPTLSQYLTDHGPLTGGNLYAFATGTAEALAAIHAAGVVHRDMKPQNVILTPAGPRVLDFGIARAADGTSVTRTGVMTGTPGWISPEYYRTSTAGPEGDLFAWGALVAHAATGRLPFGAGAPDAVAFRVMSGEPDLDGVPEALLGLVRKALAKAPAERPTAASAAEECARLLAGQATQVLGGAAGAEPTMAGELVTARWHIPAPDDPTWHAPTPPSRRRTLIAVLAAAAVLGAAAGGVVAVGRQGHGAADGKGSPGRATAARAGASTGPRADASPHGNTPTGTPDEATQSPSDPRRIPIPVDPLAGVPDPAFTRAGDESEPTSDEWRASAVASTPQERAVDRAVRAEVTDMLATKDMDFMTPTVTFDRRAQTVMVTGGPVSQIPPEDQEVFARAGEMAACTALARRLKDDPATWAYGRYAVAWKDYDGDPEAEILGFGEATDGCFHRIAGQWQGGEEGIATAGIPSSDRAEIRVADATDKAITAEWNSRIAQGNGLAPFGSADPIDLGFDPVEKAAYVWARDTDEVLVGRAQRSDFQDAVSRTVCPRLTAEYRRNPAWNYTRWSVAVYEANSRVPEFIGSGECLP comes from the coding sequence GTGAGCACTGCCGGCTCCCCGGGACGCGTCCAGCCCGCCCACCCGGGCGACCCTTCCCGCATCGGCCCCTACCGGATCATCGGCCGGCTCGGCGTCGGCGGCATGGGCACCGTGCACGCCGGTCTGACCGCCGACGGGCTGCGGGTCGCGGTCAAGGTGATCCATCCCGCGCAGGCCGAGGACCCCGAGTTCCGTGCCCGGTTCCGGCGCGAGGTGCAGCTGTCCACCCGGGTGCAGGGCCCCTGCCTGGTGCCGCTCCTCGCGGCCGATCCCGAGGCCACCGCGCCCTGGCTGGCGACGGCCTACGCCCCCGGCCCCACCCTCAGCCAGTACCTGACCGACCACGGCCCGCTCACCGGCGGGAACCTGTACGCCTTCGCGACCGGCACCGCCGAGGCGCTGGCCGCCATCCACGCGGCCGGTGTCGTGCACCGCGACATGAAGCCGCAGAACGTCATCCTCACCCCGGCCGGCCCGAGGGTCCTGGACTTCGGCATCGCCCGTGCCGCGGACGGCACCAGCGTGACCCGCACCGGGGTGATGACCGGCACTCCGGGCTGGATCAGCCCCGAGTACTACCGCACCAGCACCGCGGGGCCCGAGGGCGACCTGTTCGCCTGGGGAGCGCTCGTCGCCCACGCGGCCACCGGGCGGCTGCCGTTCGGAGCCGGCGCCCCGGACGCGGTCGCCTTCCGGGTCATGTCCGGTGAACCCGACCTGGACGGGGTCCCCGAGGCGCTGCTCGGCCTCGTACGCAAAGCCCTCGCCAAGGCTCCCGCCGAGCGGCCGACCGCGGCCTCGGCGGCCGAGGAGTGTGCCCGGCTCCTCGCCGGCCAGGCCACCCAGGTCCTCGGCGGCGCAGCCGGGGCGGAGCCCACCATGGCCGGCGAACTGGTCACGGCCCGGTGGCACATACCCGCGCCGGACGACCCCACCTGGCACGCCCCGACACCCCCGTCCCGCAGGCGCACCCTGATCGCCGTCCTCGCCGCCGCGGCCGTGCTCGGCGCTGCCGCGGGCGGCGTCGTCGCGGTCGGCCGACAGGGGCACGGTGCCGCGGACGGCAAGGGCTCCCCGGGCCGCGCCACCGCGGCCCGGGCCGGCGCCTCCACCGGACCGCGCGCCGACGCGAGCCCGCACGGCAACACCCCCACCGGGACCCCGGACGAGGCCACGCAGTCACCGTCCGACCCACGCCGGATCCCCATCCCCGTGGACCCGCTGGCCGGGGTGCCCGATCCCGCCTTCACCCGCGCCGGCGACGAGTCCGAGCCGACCTCCGACGAGTGGCGGGCCAGTGCCGTCGCGAGCACCCCGCAGGAGCGGGCCGTCGACCGGGCGGTCCGGGCCGAGGTGACGGACATGCTCGCCACCAAGGACATGGACTTCATGACGCCCACGGTCACCTTCGACAGGCGGGCCCAGACCGTCATGGTGACCGGCGGCCCGGTCTCCCAGATTCCCCCCGAGGACCAGGAAGTCTTCGCCCGGGCCGGGGAGATGGCCGCCTGCACCGCTCTGGCCCGCCGGCTGAAGGACGACCCGGCCACGTGGGCCTATGGCCGTTACGCCGTCGCCTGGAAGGACTACGACGGCGATCCCGAGGCGGAGATCCTCGGCTTCGGCGAGGCCACCGACGGATGTTTCCACCGGATCGCCGGGCAGTGGCAGGGCGGCGAGGAGGGCATCGCCACCGCCGGGATCCCGAGCAGTGACAGGGCCGAGATACGGGTCGCCGACGCCACCGACAAGGCCATCACGGCCGAGTGGAACTCCCGGATCGCCCAGGGGAACGGCCTCGCGCCGTTCGGCAGCGCCGACCCCATCGACCTGGGCTTCGACCCGGTGGAGAAGGCCGCCTATGTGTGGGCGCGGGACACCGACGAGGTCCTCGTGGGCCGGGCCCAGCGGTCGGACTTCCAGGACGCGGTGTCCAGGACCGTCTGCCCGAGGCTCACGGCCGAGTACCGGCGCAACCCTGCCTGGAACTACACCCGCTGGAGCGTCGCCGTCTACGAGGCCAACAGCCGCGTCCCCGAGTTCATCGGCTCGGGCGAGTGCCTGCCGTGA
- a CDS encoding DNA alkylation response protein, translating to MVSIPAQSPAQPQPQPQYATHEVTNQPPPSAPYDASDDAALLEGLRREGAGWAEDDIRRLGARAGSAEAQEWGELANRHEPVLRTHDRYGHRVDEVEFHPSWHRLMRTAVAEGLAGAPWADARPGAHVARTAGGLVWGHTEAGHGCPTSMTYAAVPALRAQPDLAKVYEPLLTSREYDPQLRVPTEKPGLLAGMGMTEKQGGSDVRTNTTAATPTAEPGVYTLRGHKWFTSAPMCDVFLVLAQAPGGLSCFLVPRVLPDGSRNTFRIQRLKDKLGNRSNASSEPEFDGTVAWLVGPEGRGVKTIIEMVNCTRLDCVMSSATLMRKTLVEAGHHARHRSAFGARLIEQPLMRNVLADLALESEAATTLTLRLAGAADRAVRGDAGERAFRRIATAVGKYWVTKRGPAFTAEALECLGGNGYVEDSGMPRHYREAPLLSIWEGSGNVNALDVLRALGREPDTAEALFAELGLARGADARLDAAVAAIKDQLAETDQVGARRLVERMALALQASLLVRHAPHPVADAFCASRLGGDWGHAFGTLRSGTDLDTILERALPGLN from the coding sequence ATGGTCTCGATTCCCGCGCAGTCGCCTGCGCAGCCGCAGCCTCAGCCGCAGTACGCCACACACGAGGTCACCAACCAGCCCCCGCCGTCGGCCCCTTACGACGCCTCCGACGACGCGGCCCTGCTGGAGGGGCTGCGCCGGGAGGGCGCCGGCTGGGCCGAGGACGACATCCGGCGCCTGGGGGCGCGCGCCGGCAGCGCCGAGGCGCAGGAGTGGGGTGAACTGGCGAACCGGCACGAGCCGGTCCTGCGCACCCACGACCGCTACGGCCACCGGGTCGACGAGGTGGAGTTCCATCCCAGCTGGCACCGCCTGATGCGGACGGCCGTCGCCGAGGGCCTGGCCGGCGCCCCGTGGGCGGACGCGCGGCCCGGCGCCCATGTGGCCCGTACCGCGGGCGGGCTGGTGTGGGGGCACACGGAGGCCGGGCACGGCTGCCCGACGTCGATGACGTACGCCGCCGTGCCCGCACTGCGCGCCCAGCCGGATCTGGCCAAGGTCTACGAACCGCTGCTCACCAGCCGGGAGTACGACCCGCAGCTGCGCGTGCCGACGGAGAAGCCGGGTCTGCTCGCGGGAATGGGCATGACCGAGAAGCAGGGCGGGTCGGACGTCCGGACGAACACCACCGCGGCCACGCCCACCGCGGAGCCCGGCGTGTACACGCTGCGCGGGCACAAGTGGTTCACGTCGGCCCCGATGTGCGACGTCTTCCTGGTTCTCGCGCAGGCTCCGGGCGGGCTGTCGTGTTTCCTGGTGCCGCGTGTGCTGCCGGACGGCAGCCGCAACACCTTCCGCATCCAGCGGCTGAAGGACAAGCTGGGCAACCGCTCCAACGCGTCCTCGGAGCCGGAGTTCGACGGCACGGTGGCCTGGCTCGTCGGGCCGGAGGGGCGCGGGGTGAAGACCATCATCGAGATGGTCAACTGCACCCGGCTGGACTGTGTGATGTCCTCGGCGACCCTGATGCGCAAGACGCTTGTCGAGGCGGGGCATCACGCCCGGCACCGCAGCGCGTTCGGGGCCCGGCTGATCGAGCAGCCGCTGATGCGCAACGTCCTGGCCGACCTGGCGCTGGAGTCGGAGGCGGCGACGACGCTCACGCTGCGGCTGGCCGGCGCGGCCGACCGCGCGGTGCGCGGGGACGCCGGGGAGCGTGCCTTCCGGCGGATCGCCACCGCCGTCGGCAAGTACTGGGTCACCAAGCGGGGCCCGGCGTTCACCGCGGAGGCGCTGGAGTGCCTGGGCGGCAACGGCTATGTCGAGGACTCCGGCATGCCGCGGCACTACCGGGAGGCCCCACTGCTGTCGATCTGGGAGGGCTCGGGCAATGTCAACGCGCTTGACGTGCTGCGCGCCCTCGGCCGCGAACCGGACACCGCCGAGGCCCTGTTCGCCGAGCTCGGCCTCGCGCGCGGGGCGGACGCCCGCCTGGACGCGGCGGTGGCCGCGATCAAGGACCAGCTGGCCGAAACGGACCAGGTGGGCGCCCGCCGACTGGTCGAGCGGATGGCGCTCGCCCTCCAGGCCTCCCTGCTGGTACGGCACGCCCCGCACCCGGTCGCGGACGCCTTCTGCGCGAGCCGGCTGGGCGGCGACTGGGGGCACGCATTCGGCACGCTGCGCTCCGGGACCGACCTCGACACGATCCTCGAGCGTGCCCTGCCCGGCCTGAACTGA
- a CDS encoding WD40/YVTN/BNR-like repeat-containing protein produces the protein MTEVLLAVGTRKGLFIGRRRGGGAWEFDDSPYFNAQAVYSVAIDTRQDRPRLLAGGDSAHWGPSVFHSDDLGRTWTEPPQPAVKFPKDTGASLERVWQLHPAAAEPGVVYAGTEPAALYRSEDHGESFTLVRPLWEHPTRSQWVPGGGGEGLHTVITDARDPKAVTVAVSTAGVFRSTDGGASWAPSNSGVSAVFLPDPNPEFGQCVHKIAKDAGDPDRLYLQNHWGVYRSDDAGAHWTDIGGDLPSTFGFAVATHPHRAETAYVFPINADADRVPAEHRCRVFRTADAGRSWEPLSKGLPEEDHYGTVLRDALCTDDADPAGVYFGNRNGEVFASADDGDSWQQLASHLPDVLCVRAAVIG, from the coding sequence ATGACCGAGGTACTGCTGGCGGTGGGCACCCGCAAAGGCCTGTTCATCGGGCGGCGCAGGGGCGGCGGCGCCTGGGAGTTCGACGACAGTCCGTATTTCAACGCGCAGGCGGTGTACTCGGTCGCGATCGACACCCGTCAGGACCGGCCACGGCTGCTGGCGGGCGGCGACAGCGCGCACTGGGGCCCGTCCGTCTTCCACTCCGACGACCTCGGCCGCACCTGGACCGAACCGCCGCAGCCGGCCGTCAAGTTCCCCAAGGACACCGGCGCCTCGCTGGAGCGAGTCTGGCAGCTGCACCCGGCCGCCGCGGAGCCCGGCGTGGTGTACGCGGGCACGGAACCGGCGGCGCTGTACCGCTCGGAGGACCACGGCGAGAGCTTCACGCTGGTCCGGCCGCTGTGGGAGCATCCGACGCGCTCGCAGTGGGTGCCGGGCGGCGGCGGTGAGGGCCTGCACACCGTGATCACCGACGCCCGCGATCCGAAGGCGGTCACCGTGGCCGTCTCGACGGCCGGGGTGTTCCGCTCGACCGACGGCGGGGCCAGCTGGGCACCGTCCAACTCCGGTGTGTCGGCGGTGTTCCTGCCGGATCCCAACCCGGAGTTCGGCCAGTGCGTGCACAAGATCGCCAAGGACGCGGGCGACCCCGACCGGTTGTATCTGCAGAACCACTGGGGGGTGTACAGAAGCGACGACGCGGGTGCGCACTGGACCGACATCGGCGGGGATCTGCCGTCCACGTTCGGCTTCGCGGTGGCCACCCATCCGCACCGCGCCGAGACGGCGTACGTCTTCCCGATCAACGCGGACGCGGACCGGGTGCCCGCAGAGCACCGCTGCCGGGTCTTCCGCACCGCGGACGCGGGCCGGTCCTGGGAGCCGCTGTCCAAGGGTCTGCCGGAGGAGGATCACTACGGCACGGTGCTGCGGGACGCCCTGTGCACCGACGACGCCGACCCGGCGGGGGTGTACTTCGGCAACCGCAACGGCGAGGTCTTCGCCTCGGCCGACGACGGCGACAGCTGGCAGCAGCTGGCGTCCCATCTGCCGGACGTGCTGTGCGTGCGGGCGGCGGTGATCGGCTGA
- a CDS encoding N-acetylglucosamine kinase — protein sequence MTVAGYLAVDSGGSGLRVAVGVPGRAPAAQRESREPVRTGARGIDPAHLMAQLAPLARACAAEAGTGPLETAVVGAAGFATLGDALRAELPGALARELGVRQVALAADAVTAYVGALGPRPGAVLAAGTGLIAVGTDLTAWRRADGWGHLLGDCGSGAWIGRAGLEAALRAHDGRDGGSAPLLTRAEEQFGPARGLPGLLYPRTDRPAVLASFAPQVAACAAHDPVAADILRAAARHMTESVAAVCPADGEPRTALTGGLFRLGEPLLAPLREELARRLPHARQVPAEGDPLHGSVRLASDLAAGRLTLPGESTMLYVVPAQGD from the coding sequence GTGACCGTCGCCGGTTATCTGGCGGTGGACTCCGGAGGCTCCGGTCTCCGGGTCGCCGTCGGCGTGCCCGGCCGGGCGCCCGCCGCACAGCGGGAGTCCCGGGAGCCGGTCCGTACCGGTGCGCGGGGCATCGATCCCGCCCATCTGATGGCCCAACTCGCCCCGCTGGCGCGGGCGTGCGCCGCCGAGGCCGGAACCGGCCCGCTGGAGACGGCCGTCGTCGGCGCCGCCGGGTTCGCCACCCTGGGCGACGCCCTGCGCGCCGAACTGCCGGGCGCCCTGGCCCGGGAGCTGGGGGTACGGCAGGTGGCGCTCGCCGCCGACGCCGTCACCGCCTACGTCGGCGCGCTCGGTCCGCGTCCGGGCGCTGTGCTCGCCGCCGGGACCGGGCTGATCGCGGTGGGCACCGACCTCACGGCCTGGCGCCGGGCCGACGGCTGGGGCCATCTGCTCGGCGACTGCGGCAGCGGCGCCTGGATCGGGCGGGCCGGGCTGGAGGCGGCGCTGCGCGCCCACGACGGCCGGGACGGCGGCTCCGCACCGCTGCTGACCCGCGCGGAGGAGCAGTTCGGCCCGGCGCGCGGACTGCCGGGGCTGCTCTACCCGCGCACCGACCGGCCCGCCGTACTGGCCTCCTTCGCCCCCCAGGTGGCCGCGTGCGCCGCGCACGACCCGGTCGCCGCGGACATCCTGCGCGCCGCGGCCCGGCACATGACGGAGTCCGTCGCGGCCGTGTGCCCGGCGGACGGGGAACCTCGAACGGCGCTCACGGGCGGCCTGTTCCGGCTGGGCGAGCCCCTGCTCGCCCCCCTGCGGGAGGAGTTGGCGCGCAGGCTGCCGCACGCCCGGCAGGTGCCCGCCGAGGGCGATCCCCTGCACGGCTCGGTACGGCTCGCGAGCGACCTGGCGGCCGGCCGGCTCACCCTGCCGGGTGAATCGACCATGCTCTACGTGGTCCCCGCACAAGGCGATTGA
- a CDS encoding DUF6221 family protein has product MTAVALERFLRARFQEEERVARDAIAGAPGAVWGVMADEIEQVLTSQDARTTHTPMVQFGAEDPVKLLTHVARHDPARVLRELEAKQALLAEHRTRDDGTCRACREAEWPRSPCTTLRLLAVPYTDHPGYDDSWRP; this is encoded by the coding sequence ATGACGGCCGTGGCCCTCGAACGGTTCCTGCGCGCCCGGTTCCAGGAGGAGGAACGGGTGGCCCGGGACGCGATCGCCGGTGCGCCCGGGGCGGTCTGGGGCGTCATGGCCGACGAGATCGAGCAGGTGCTCACCTCCCAGGACGCCAGGACCACGCACACACCCATGGTGCAGTTCGGGGCGGAGGATCCCGTGAAGCTGCTCACCCATGTCGCCCGGCACGATCCGGCGCGGGTGCTGCGCGAACTCGAGGCGAAACAGGCGCTGTTGGCGGAGCACCGCACACGGGACGACGGCACGTGCCGCGCCTGCCGCGAGGCCGAGTGGCCCCGTTCACCGTGCACCACACTGCGCCTGCTCGCCGTGCCCTACACCGACCACCCCGGATACGACGACTCCTGGCGCCCGTAG
- a CDS encoding Rv1733c family protein encodes MPLKAFRGPKVWLWRWRRNPLRRRADVVEAWVVLGAWLLTVLAGVAAGLVAAGTVEHGLARERAAWRPVVAHVVERAPGTSPMHRHATAGERVWAKVGWTVADGSTHTGQVRVEPGSRAGTPVTVWTDPQGRLVGRPASASEAAFRGNLIGCLVGVSAAAVPLVGGLALRGRLERRRMRAWDTEWARLGPQWGRMV; translated from the coding sequence ATGCCTTTGAAGGCGTTCCGTGGTCCGAAGGTGTGGCTGTGGCGCTGGCGGCGCAACCCGCTCAGGCGCCGGGCCGATGTGGTGGAGGCCTGGGTGGTGCTCGGCGCCTGGCTGCTGACCGTCCTGGCGGGGGTCGCGGCCGGCCTCGTGGCGGCCGGGACGGTGGAGCACGGACTCGCGAGAGAGCGCGCGGCCTGGCGGCCCGTCGTGGCCCACGTGGTGGAACGAGCCCCCGGAACCTCTCCCATGCACCGCCACGCCACGGCCGGGGAACGCGTCTGGGCCAAGGTCGGCTGGACCGTGGCCGACGGTTCCACCCACACCGGTCAGGTCCGGGTGGAGCCCGGCAGCAGGGCCGGCACGCCGGTCACGGTCTGGACCGACCCGCAGGGCCGGCTCGTCGGCCGCCCCGCCTCCGCCTCCGAGGCCGCCTTCCGGGGCAACCTGATCGGCTGTCTGGTGGGCGTGAGCGCCGCCGCCGTCCCCCTCGTCGGCGGCCTCGCCCTGCGCGGCCGCCTGGAACGCCGCCGCATGCGCGCCTGGGACACGGAGTGGGCACGGCTCGGACCGCAGTGGGGACGGATGGTCTGA
- a CDS encoding PaaX family transcriptional regulator C-terminal domain-containing protein, which produces MLMNPSPEPEEAGLRPLSARSVVLSLLLGAHPAELPVKDLVRLVEPFGVGGSTLRAALSRMVTAGDLRRTDAVYRLSDRLLARQRRQDEALRPGTRAWDGDWEMVVITATGRGPAERAELRTRLAALRLAELREGVWLRPANLDRPLPHMLGSVARTYTARPDEPAHDLVARLWPLDAWTATARTLLARTATARTPADRLTAYAAAVRHLLTDPVLPPGLLPADWPGETLRAAYAGYQRELAASVGRRERAA; this is translated from the coding sequence ATGCTCATGAACCCCTCGCCCGAGCCGGAGGAGGCAGGCCTGCGGCCGCTGTCCGCGCGGTCGGTCGTGCTGAGCCTGCTCCTCGGCGCGCACCCGGCGGAGCTGCCGGTGAAGGACCTGGTCCGGCTGGTGGAGCCCTTCGGTGTCGGCGGCTCCACGCTGCGGGCCGCGCTCAGCCGGATGGTCACCGCGGGGGACCTGCGCCGCACCGACGCCGTCTACCGGCTCAGCGACCGGCTGCTGGCGCGCCAGCGGCGCCAGGACGAGGCGCTGCGGCCGGGCACGCGCGCGTGGGACGGCGACTGGGAGATGGTGGTCATCACGGCGACCGGCCGCGGCCCCGCCGAACGCGCCGAGCTGCGCACCCGGCTGGCCGCACTGCGCCTGGCGGAACTCCGCGAGGGCGTATGGCTGCGCCCGGCCAACCTCGACCGTCCCCTGCCGCACATGCTGGGCTCCGTCGCCCGGACGTACACCGCGCGCCCCGACGAGCCCGCGCACGACCTGGTCGCCCGCCTCTGGCCGCTGGACGCCTGGACGGCCACCGCGCGGACCCTGCTCGCCCGCACCGCGACCGCCCGGACCCCGGCGGACCGCCTCACCGCCTACGCCGCCGCCGTACGCCACCTGCTCACCGACCCCGTCCTGCCCCCCGGGCTCCTGCCCGCCGACTGGCCCGGGGAGACCCTGCGCGCGGCCTATGCCGGCTATCAGCGGGAGCTGGCCGCGTCGGTGGGGCGAAGGGAGCGCGCCGCATGA
- a CDS encoding uracil-DNA glycosylase, producing the protein MAPRPLHEIVEPGWAKALEPVAERIAGMGDFLRAEIAAGRTYLPAGPNVLRAFQQPFDDVRVLIVGQDPYPTPGHAVGLSFSVAPDVRPLPPSLINIFRELNTDLGLPQPSNGDLTPWTQQGVLLLNRALTTAPRSPGAHRGKGWEEVTEQAIRALAARGKPLVSILWGRDARNLRPLLGRLPAVESAHPSPMSADRGFFGSRPFSRANDLLIQQGGQPVDWRLP; encoded by the coding sequence GTGGCACCACGACCCTTGCATGAGATCGTCGAACCGGGCTGGGCGAAGGCCCTCGAACCCGTCGCGGAACGGATCGCCGGGATGGGCGACTTCCTGCGGGCGGAGATCGCCGCGGGACGCACCTACCTCCCGGCCGGACCCAACGTCCTGCGGGCCTTCCAGCAGCCGTTCGACGACGTACGGGTCCTGATCGTCGGTCAGGACCCGTATCCGACCCCGGGGCACGCGGTGGGCCTGTCGTTCTCGGTCGCGCCCGACGTACGCCCGCTGCCGCCCAGCCTGATCAACATCTTCCGCGAGCTGAACACCGACCTGGGTCTGCCCCAGCCGTCCAACGGCGACCTCACACCGTGGACCCAGCAGGGCGTGCTGCTGCTCAACAGGGCACTGACCACGGCCCCGCGCAGCCCGGGCGCCCACCGCGGCAAGGGCTGGGAGGAGGTCACCGAGCAGGCGATCCGGGCGCTGGCGGCGCGCGGCAAGCCGCTGGTGTCCATCCTGTGGGGCCGGGACGCGCGCAATCTGCGTCCGCTGCTGGGCCGGCTGCCGGCCGTGGAGTCCGCGCACCCCTCGCCGATGTCGGCCGACCGCGGCTTCTTCGGCTCGCGTCCGTTCAGCCGGGCCAACGACCTGCTGATCCAGCAGGGCGGACAGCCGGTGGACTGGCGACTGCCGTGA